DNA from Actinomyces sp. oral taxon 897:
TAGCTGACCGTGTTCAGCCCCGGGCTCCTAAAGCGCCTGAGCGCGGCGACCTCCCCGGCGACGACGCCCAGCGCCAGTGCCGCCACCGCCCACAGCCAGAACATGCCCGTGACGAACAGCACCAGGCCGACTACCGCGCCGAGGACCGCGACCGCCCCGCGCCTGGGGACCTTGGCCACCAGCAGGAGGTACACGGGGGCGCAGAAGAACGCCGCCGAGACCGGCAGCGCGTAGGTCAGCACCGGGCTGAACGCGAAGGGCGTGCCCGCGACGAGCATGACCACGACGTACAGCACGCTGTAGACGCCGAGGGTGATCAGGTCCCTGCTGCCCAGCCTCATCGACGCAGGCCTGCGCTGCGGCGAACCGTCGCGCGCCCCCTGGTGGGCACCCTCGTCTTGCGTCCGTGCACTCACGTCACAGCTCCTTCCGGGATCTACGGCAGAAACACCCGCACCACATAGTTACAATGTGTAACAAATGGTAGTCCGCACGTTCCCGTACCGAC
Protein-coding regions in this window:
- a CDS encoding MptD family putative ECF transporter S component, whose protein sequence is MSARTQDEGAHQGARDGSPQRRPASMRLGSRDLITLGVYSVLYVVVMLVAGTPFAFSPVLTYALPVSAAFFCAPVYLLLVAKVPRRGAVAVLGAVVGLVLFVTGMFWLWAVAALALGVVAGEVAALRRFRSPGLNTVSYMVFALAPLASYVMVWVNQESYRAYLVGKGTDAAYMDSMFAAASYWLLVAITVGTLLAAWLGTLLGRRMLARHLTRAGIVA